Within Sorghum bicolor cultivar BTx623 chromosome 2, Sorghum_bicolor_NCBIv3, whole genome shotgun sequence, the genomic segment CGATCCATTGAATCAGCAAGCACTCCATCTCCTCATGGGTGTTGCCGCTGATGGAGTAATAACTattcttcttttattttttataataataaaGTCATAACTGCTTTTTTACACATAAGTCTGACCTTGGGTAGTTTGAGCCCAGGATTTGTTTCGAACCGTACTTCCTCCAGGTGTAGCCGTCGTTCACATCAGGGCTGGCAATAGTTACCACAGTTTTTGTGGTCTCGTCCACCCTACGTTTCCTGCAATTAATCTCAAACGGCATGTTGTCAGAATTCCTCATATATCATTTGCCATAGAATTTAGTGTAGATCAATATgcatatgtttttttttgaacatAAGATAAATATGCATATGTTAAAGGTCGATCAGGAGAAAGTCAGTAAGAGGTGACCACGTATAGAAACGCAACCAAGGAAACTTGCCATATACTTGCATCAAGTCACAAATAGTATAGACATTCTGGTCAATCGACAGTCTCCAACGGGTAAGTTTAACAATAATTGACCCCAGAATGTACAATTGAAAATTGAACAAAATATATGAtcgcagaaaagaaatatcaaTCAAAATCTAACTATATTTGTCTTAGAATATACAATTTAACCATTCAAAAAATGATAACAGAACTGTTGTTTCAATAAAACTCTGTCAACATATAAACGTGTTTTTTCTATGTACATACATAATTTCAACAGTATTGATAACTATGATCCTAAAGTTCAACTGAAATCTTCTCTCTCACTTTAGCATTTGTGACTTGTTGTTATTACAAATACAATAGCTATGTAAGAAGATGCATACCTCTTATCAGCATGTTTGCGGGTTTGAACAATGTCACTTTCTACTGATGGTTCCTCTGCTGGAATTTTATTTTGTTTGACGGACAATTTTTCATCATACTGGACACCTGCTGGACTGCAATCGGGATTCGCTGCCAATTCCGTGTACAGTTGACACAGGCTCATCTCGCTTCTTGGCTATAGCAAGGCAACATATGCTTGATGTGTATCATTTAGAAAATCACAATGAATCGGACACCCATAACATCATTATATATGAAAAGTTCAGGCGTACAAGCATGGCAGTTTCTTCATGAATGAATGGAATCAAGAGTGCGCGAATCAAATTACCATCATGGGCGTGCAGATTTCACCAGCTGTGGCATGCTGAAATGCTGTAAACTCTTTTATCTTCCACTTGGTTTTGGTACCTGATGTCAAGTGGTCATGGTAGAACTCCATCGTTCTTTTCATCCCAACTGCAAGTCTTTCATCCGAGTAGATGTACCCAGGCAGACCTGTGACTTTCCAGTAACCTGAGGGTGTTTTGACCGGAACGACGCCCCTTGCCTCCGGTAGTGGGCGGAAAAATAACAGCAGTCCCCTATGCGTGCTGCCACTACCTGCAAGCAACTAAGCAAGATGGTGGTGCATGGTTTTGATAGCAATTGGACTAAGACTAATAATTAGTATATCTATTTACCCTCCTATTTGGTGTGCTAGGACTAACTTTTAGCTCTCTAACAATTAGTCCTTAgcatccaaacaggcccttgaCAATAGACTTCTAATaactatagaaaaaataaataaattctacTTTGCATATGTGCTCAAACATGATTATATGATATCTTATGCATACGTTGCTAAACCGTCTTACATTCCATAACCATGTAGTAGGTACCTCCGTACCTGTGGATCAGTCTCACCGTATCACGTCCAATGTGCCAAATGTCAAAAGAGTATCAAGGGAAATGTGCCAAATGACTTTTGCAGCAGCATTGGACTCGCAGGTTGATaaatgcaactatcttgtagGCAGTATTGACAACTTTAACTCTTGGAGTAACTTGTGGGATGGGATGCTattgcaaaatttgaagttgtttTGAATAACAAATGTTTAAAACTTACTTTTATGCTTTCTATGGATGTGATACTAATGATAGAGATAATAACACTAGTAATATGGTATGCACAATTTTCTTCTTATATAATGATATGCAGCTCTTTTGcgtgttcaagaaaaaaaatatggcaTGCACGGAGATCCTCCAATCTTATTTTCTCTGGTGCCAACATACTTTCAAGATTCCATGGGTCGTATGAGTAGACATCAACGATGGGGATACTGTATGTGATATCATCACATTGGTTGTCGAGCTTGTTCCTCAAGAGGAGTAAAATATGCAATTCGGATAACAATGACCTGATGACAGCAATGTAGAAGTTTAATTTCCATGCAAATCAAATAAGCAAGAAcacaaaggagaagaagaacACCAAATTATATGGCTACAAGGATAAATCCAGACCTGTTGTCAGCATCTGTATCCACTGCTTCTCCATAATGCTCCGGCATCATTTCAACAAGTTCATCTGAGTCTTCCTCATCCCCATAATCTTCCACTCGCCCTAGGCTATACTGATCATCCTTGCCACCAATGATCTGCTGTACACATTGTATGCTGACTCTCTCACATCTAGCATGCACCCTGACTGCATCTCTGAAAGCCAATTCTATAGCCCTTCTGTGGGACTCATCAGAACCAGCACCACCAATTTTTGCAGATAACTCTTTCAAGTTTGACAAGTACCTGATGCCAACAGGTATTGTAATATGTTGATGGGCATGATTGGCATTGAAAACAAGCTTCAGCTTACAGAGATTAGGCATAGAACCCTCCTCGAATTTCAGCAAAGGGTCACAGCACTTGAACTTGAAGTATTTTATTACTGGAAATCCAGTCTTCCCAACGACTATCCTTGCTGCAGGCTTGGTCTGGCTATACAGGGAGAGAACAGCAAGAGCAGTCAATCCTCTGATAACATCAACATCATCCCTGTCTATTTTTGTAAGCCCAATCTTTAAGATTCGGAGCTTGTGGAGTTGCCCGATCCACTTGGGGATCCAGTAGAATATGCAAATCTGTGGCGAAACCTCAAGACTCTGAAGAAGGCCTGGGGCAGAGGACAAACTGCTGAAGCCACCAGAAATGGCCATGCCTGTAGCACCAGCCTCATCTGTAGATTTTGCATTATTAGTGGAAGCTCTTGGGACAAGAGTAAGAGACTTGAGGTTGCTGAGTCTGCCAAGAATTGAGGTCAGCAAGAACTGCATTTTGTTATACATATTTTCTGGCTGACCTGTAGAACAGGTTAGCTTAAGATCTACGAGATTGGTCAGCATGCTAAGGCTCTGTACATTCTCTATTGAATTACTACTGAGATCAAAATATCCAAGTGTGTGAAGCGATGTCATGTGGCCAATCCCATTAGGCAGGTCTGTCTCTGGGAGAACACTAAAATGCAGCAAGCTTGGCAAGTAAACAATTTCTGATGGAACTGTATTAACTCTTGCGTCTATTGTAAGTGTTTCCAAAGATTGCAGGCCTCGAATCTTGTTGCCTAGTTCTAAGGTAACATTAGATGTGACCTTCAAATATCTCAGCCGGAAAAGTTCTGAAATTCTAGTGAGGTCAAAATTGATGTTATCCTTATCGCCCCAAAAATGGAGAATCAGAACTTGAAGGAGATGAAACAGCACAATGGTAGGCGAACACTTGAAGACCCCCCAAAAGACAAGTGTTCGGACTTGTGACAGTCTCATATTTATTGGGAGTATCACATCTTCTGCATTACCAAATTGAAGAGACAGTCGACGCACCTTGTCAGAAAGTGTGGTGATTGTTTGAGAATGATGTATTGCAGTGACAAAATTCTCTTCTACTGACTTGTATCTGATAACAAGATTTAGCACCATACGGTGAACCACGCAGGACAAAACCTCACCATTTTTATTTATACATACAGGGAGGATCAGTTTTCTACTGATAAGCCTATCAAAAAAAGATCTGGCAATTTCTTTCTTATCTTGCCCTTCTGTTGCCTCGATAAAACCTTCAGCTATCCACTGGTTGACTAAATCATCCTTCCAAATTATGATGTCCTCTTCATACAGACCAGTGTATAATATACATGCTTTCAAATGCTGGGGAAGAATGTTGAAACTAAGGTCAAGGACTTGTTTCATCCCTTCACTGGTAGGATTTATCGATAAACTGTACCCTATGGATTTATTGACGTAATCCCATTGATCTGCTAAGCCTGGCTTACTTGATAAAACACCAGCGACAGTCACAATAGCCAGTGGCAAACCACCACATTTACTTATTATTGCATGAGAAATTTCCCTTAGTTCTGAATGACATTCATGTTGAGGGCCAAAAATTGAACTAAAAAACAATGTTCTTGAGTCATCTTCACCTAGTGGTTTCATCTTATAAACATACTTGGGGTCATGGTCACAAGATTGAAGAGCTAGATCCTCAATTTCTGTTGTTGTTAGTATTCTGCTGCAACAATTGGTATCTGGTAAAGCACGTTTAACAATGTCCCATGTGGATGTAGCACATAAATCCTCCACTACAATCAAGTACCtgcaaatatttttgtgcagtgAAAACCTTGATTCAGATCAGTGGCAAACATGAAATAAGAACTGCACAAGCAGACTCTAGATTTTATTTCTCTGATTCAACCCATACATAGTAGGGTTACTTTACCGATATGAGAAAAGAAAAACCAGAGGTCACTGATAAACACATTTACTGAAAAATTTTCGGACTACAGTTCCAGGACTAATGATCAGGTTTGATGCATACATTATTTACCTAACTAATGCGCTGTAACTTACTCCTAcacgggatgatgaacctatcaAGCAGGTTTAAAAAGGAGGCCAGAATGAAGACGCCGATATATTATGGATTTAATCCTAAATCGAAAGCCCAAGCAGCTCAAGCAGAAAATAGAACAGGAATAAACTTGCTTAGGCTTCCAGCATGGAAATCACAAAACAAGAGAAAAGTGGTAAATACAATCGAGAGAATACTATAATGCAATGACGAGCCATCGAGAGAATAACCAGCGGGCAGAAGCTGGGCGCTGCCGGCAAGGTAAGATGAGGGGAGGTCGCGCCGCGCGCCATCCAATCGGGCAACTGGACGGCGTTGAAAGGACGCGATGCGAGAGGAGGCCGGGCCGCGGCCGAGCCACTGAGGAATGGCGGCTCTAGCATGGACGGAGAGATGACCAAGGAGGCgcctgcaggctgcagctcTTGCGTGGGCGCGGTGGAGCAGGATTGGGGAGGAAGAGGCGGCGGCTGCGGCGCTAGCGGGCTTTCTGCCGGCCCATCCGTAAAATGGGACCTAAAACTTTAGACCACCGTGCCTAGAAAAAATGGGGCCCAAGCGACACGCCGTTCAAGATCATATATGTTCTCCTGATATGATGTTGAGTTAAGAAAAAtgtaaaaatttttagattctccgtcacattaaacATTGCGGTACATatattaagtattaaatataaataaaaaaaataactaattatatagtttatctgtaatttacgagatgaattttttgagactagttagttcatgatcagacaaataaaaacgaaaatgctacaatatctattttgttaaattttttggaactaaataaggcccgaacaaactaataaaatttataatgatgcaaggccttgtttagtttcgaaaactttttagttttcggaactgtagcactttcgtttttatttgacaaacattgtttaattatagagtaagtagacttaaaagattcatcttgtgatttacaggtaaactgtgcaattagtttttattttcgtttatatttagtgctccatgcatgtaccgcaagatttgatatgatggggaaacttgaattttttttttttgtttttggggtgaactaaacaaggcccaaatatgtatatgtatttaATTAACAGTAGCAGCAGGCGGCCCATACCTCTTATCTCGCAGATGTGCTCTGATGGTGGAAATTAAGCTGTGTATCGTCCAATTATCAGGTGGCTGGTGTGGGCCAATTTGAGAGAGCATGCTGACGAAAATCCTCCTCATGTCAGGTTCTTGGGAAGTCCGCACAAATGCGCGACAATCGAACTGATGTCCAAGCTTGCGGTAGAGTTCCATGGCAACTGTTGTCTTGCCGATTCCTCCAGACCCAACTATGGATACCACCTTAAGATTCTGCTGGTGCCCTTCATCATGCATCGTCAGGAGCAACTCTTGGAGATTTTCCATAGCAGCACTGATACCAACAATAACATCATCCTCGCACGTCGACGTCGTGGAATTCCACTTCCAGGACGAGCCAGAATAAACTCCATCATCAGTAGTAGTACATGATCTAATGGAGGAAGCTGCAGGGCCGGCAGAAATGGCATCAAGTTTATACGTGTTGTACCGTCCAAGTGCCTCTTGTGCACGCAAGCTGAATTCTCTGATCATGTTGGCCATGCAGAGGCGCTGCCTCAGCTTTTCACC encodes:
- the LOC8071916 gene encoding uncharacterized protein LOC8071916 gives rise to the protein MSSMEAPSPTTSPLDGSILKLPGKLDRLLHQRHRYGCILPKGVEDEIPLIKGDLEEIMAMLSNLDDYEAMMVRCWRKEVRELSYDMEDYFIDQYEHTSAAESSLSLMMMTGSVSRRQRRNKSKTTVSRLGDKILIANNKMRESRVRAQELFQRYMSMYNRDAAAVPVSGSSSTSRCHHSNSTPRGGEEKNLDDHHAMKEALELSYDMENFIEHYGLLTPESLLAAAGSISVRSRRQVTHHQRPSRKSKTIILSRLGEKLRQRLCMANMIREFSLRAQEALGRYNTYKLDAISAGPAASSIRSCTTTDDGVYSGSSWKWNSTTSTCEDDVIVGISAAMENLQELLLTMHDEGHQQNLKVVSIVGSGGIGKTTVAMELYRKLGHQFDCRAFVRTSQEPDMRRIFVSMLSQIGPHQPPDNWTIHSLISTIRAHLRDKRYLIVVEDLCATSTWDIVKRALPDTNCCSRILTTTEIEDLALQSCDHDPKYVYKMKPLGEDDSRTLFFSSIFGPQHECHSELREISHAIISKCGGLPLAIVTVAGVLSSKPGLADQWDYVNKSIGYSLSINPTSEGMKQVLDLSFNILPQHLKACILYTGLYEEDIIIWKDDLVNQWIAEGFIEATEGQDKKEIARSFFDRLISRKLILPVCINKNGEVLSCVVHRMVLNLVIRYKSVEENFVTAIHHSQTITTLSDKVRRLSLQFGNAEDVILPINMRLSQVRTLVFWGVFKCSPTIVLFHLLQVLILHFWGDKDNINFDLTRISELFRLRYLKVTSNVTLELGNKIRGLQSLETLTIDARVNTVPSEIVYLPSLLHFSVLPETDLPNGIGHMTSLHTLGYFDLSSNSIENVQSLSMLTNLVDLKLTCSTGQPENMYNKMQFLLTSILGRLSNLKSLTLVPRASTNNAKSTDEAGATGMAISGGFSSLSSAPGLLQSLEVSPQICIFYWIPKWIGQLHKLRILKIGLTKIDRDDVDVIRGLTALAVLSLYSQTKPAARIVVGKTGFPVIKYFKFKCCDPLLKFEEGSMPNLCKLKLVFNANHAHQHITIPVGIRYLSNLKELSAKIGGAGSDESHRRAIELAFRDAVRVHARCERVSIQCVQQIIGGKDDQYSLGRVEDYGDEEDSDELVEMMPEHYGEAVDTDADNRSLLSELHILLLLRNKLDNQCDDITYSIPIVDVYSYDPWNLESSGSTHRGLLLFFRPLPEARGVVPVKTPSGYWKVTGLPGYIYSDERLAVGMKRTMEFYHDHLTSGTKTKWKIKEFTAFQHATAGEICTPMMPRSEMSLCQLYTELAANPDCSPAGVQYDEKLSVKQNKIPAEEPSVESDIVQTRKHADKRKRRVDETTKTVVTIASPDVNDGYTWRKYGSKQILGSNYPRDYYKCTQRRGCPARKHMQRRDGEPILYDVCYFGEHSCDLQQGHSSEQGSETNTISGGWEAAGLPLSVPHAHGISSVEAMISSGSLTARPNPGVSSLRPSSMVTSQVVMSNPDDDGYSWTKYGQKNILGAKHPISYYRCAHWIAQGCTATKRLHRKEDADTLGFDAIYYGQHTCDQIAHSTDNISSPLGCTTTGSTSKLGTDKIHPEQGGL